Part of the Candidatus Zixiibacteriota bacterium genome, AACGAAGCCGACAACTATGGCATACAATACATGATAAAAGCGGGGTATGATCCCCAGGCCTCAATCACCATGTTCGAAAAACTGGCCGCCATGTCCCAGGGAGATCCCAATTTCTTCGAAAAACTCTCGGCCAGCCACCCCCAAACCCAGGAGCGAATTCAAAAAAGCAGGGATCTGATCGATTCTCTGAGACCTCTGCCCTCCGGGATTCAATTGTATCAGCAGAAATATCGCTCAATGAAATCCCGCCTGCGGTAACCTCGGTTTATGTCTTCGTTTCTGTCGAAAGCGATTAATTCTTCGAATAACCATCTCTAAATGAAAACAATCAACTTTGTCATTTTCTTTACCATCGTCCTGGCCGTATATGGACTGATCAACTATTACATTTTCATTCGCGGCTGGCAATCGATACCATCCGGCGCCGGCGCCCGAACCTACTACTTGATATTGTTCCTGTTTTTCTCTCTGGCCTTTATTGCCGGGCGTATCCTGGAACGTTTCTATCTCTCGCTGGTCAGCGATATCTTTGTCTGGATAGGCTCCTTCTGGCTGGCCGCCATGCTTTACTTTTTCCTGATAATCATAATTCTCGATTTATCGCGCCTGATCAATCATTTGGTTACTATCTATCCTTCCTTTGTTACTCTCGATTACGCCCGCGCCAAACAAACCACCCTCCTTTTCTCTATCGCGCTGGTTGCCGTCATAATCCTTCTGGGTCACATCAACGCCCTTTCTCCGCGCATTCGCACCTTTGATTTGACCTTGCCGAAAAACGCCGGAGCGAAAGCCGGCCTGAATATTGTCGCTGCCTCCGATATTCATCTGGGAACTATTATAGGTCGCTCTCGTCTCGACCGGTTGGTGAAAAGCATGAATGAACTCAAGCCGGATATTGTGCTCCTTCCGGGAGATATTGTCGATGAGGATCTGGGTCCCGTCATACGGGAGAACCTGGGCGAAGCGCTTCGCAATATCGAGGCTCCTCTGGGTGTCTACGCCTGCACGGGGAATCATGAATATATCGGCGGTGTGGAGCCGGCCTGTCGTTATCTGGTTGAACATGGTATTCGGGTTCTGAGAGACAGCGCCGTCTGTATCGAAAACAGTTTCTACATAGTGGGCCGCGAGGACCGGGAAATAAGCGGTTTTGCCCGGAAAAAAAGGAAAACCCTTGAGGAGTTAATGCTCGGGGTCAATCAGAATCTCCCGGTGATCCTGCTCGATCATCAACCGTTTCAATTGGCGCGGGCGGCGGCCAACGGCATTGATCTGCAAATCTCCGGACATACTCATCACGGTCAACTCTGGCCCCTCAATTTCATTACCAACGCGATTTATGAACTCAGTTGGGGTTATAAGAAAATCGAGAATACTCATTTCTATATCTCGTGCGGGTTCGGTAGCTGGGGACCGCCGGTCCGAGTCGGCAATCGTCCGGAAATAATTAATTTCCGGCTGATATTTGACAGCCATAAGTGAATTTTCTATGATGCAAATACACGAATCACAGGGATTACGCTTTGATGGATGCGCGGGTTTCAGCATTTTCATCAGCACCTGACAGAAGCGGGGTAGTATGAAATTGCGGTGCACCTCTCTTTTGGTCTTAACGGCCGCGGCTGTCTTGTTTTTCCCACGACTTTCCACCGGCCAGAGTGAGGGGCAGGGCACCCGGAGCAATTTGCCCCATCCTTTCGACACGACCTGTCTGCTGAGCAGAAATGCCGATTCCGCTCTGAATCTCAACCTAAATCTGCAAAACCCCTATCTTGCAAACCGGGCTATTCATCCCGACATCGCCTATTTCCCTCAATTTTTCGGGCCTGTAGCGGGGAAGAAGGTAGTGGGCGTTAACTCCGAAGAGGCGCCGGATTCAATTATCGCCTCTGCGGAAACACCGCGCTGGAAATACTGGATGATTATGACTCCATATCCGTTGACCGACGAAACCTATGAAAACCCGACCATGCGAGTGAGCAATTATAGAGACAGCGGCTGGGTACGCCCTTATGCGATTGGGAGGCGAATAATAAAAGGCGAGATTGAAGATGATACGGTCTGGATCCCCGAACCGATCAGCAGATTTGTCGGTCCGCGTGAGTCGGGACATAATGCCGATCCGGAACTGAGATACGATAGACAGCGCCGTCAGCTACAAGTGATTTTCATGAATTACTTTCGGAAATCTGAAAAAGGGAGCATTATTGCCTTCTGCTCCGATGACGGAATCACATGGGACACGGGCGATACTATCTTGCTGGCGGCCAGCCATCCCTCGGTAACCGATCCGTGGAGCGGTTGGAGCTTAGTCTCACCTACTGTCGTGGGCGATACCGGCCGATCTTTCTTTCTTTGGTTTGTCGATGGTATTTCGCGAGAGAAAGGTTCGCAGATAGTTCGGCTGACATTTCCCGAGATGGGCCGAACATGGGCTCGGGCCGATACCTGCCGCATTCCGGCGCCTTTTCCCGACCGCCAGATCTGGCATATCAAAATCCGCCGTTCCCCTTTTGATAGTTTGTACTATTTGCTGGCGACACTCAATCAACCGCTTTACCCCACGGTAGATACTATGGGGCAATTCCTTTATATCAGCCGCACCGGACTGGATTGGCTGTTGGTAGGTGAAGCTATTCGGCACGGTGGCCGCAAAGATTGGGATTTCATGACCTACCGATCGACCTTCATCTTTGAGGAACTTGACGGTAACTGGGATATCCCGGTTTGGTACACCGGCGCTACCGAGAGAAGCCACGGTCTGGAATGGGGCATCGCTTTCACGACTCTCCATCTCGGCCGGAAAAGGGGAGACATAACCGGTGACTGCCTTATTGATTCCCTCGATATTATTCAACTCGTCAATTTCCTCTATAGTCATGGAGCCACCTTGGCTGAAGCTGAGACAGCCGATGTCAATTGTGATGGCAAGATCGACCTGATCGACGTTACCTTTCTGATTGATTACCCCTCCGGCCATTCATCCATGCTCAATTGTACCGTTGAGTCGCCGTCCGAATGACCGCATTGATAGATGTTATTTTCATATTGACAACATGTTATAGAAACTGATAAGCTACATAATTATGGCCTTTTCCCCACAGGTTATTGAATTCTGTGTGGAATAAACCGACAATTGACATGGAGATGTTCAAAGGCTGCGTGATAGTGACAAGTCATGGTTGGACAAGGAGATATCAAGAAGATGACTGGCAAATCCGGGATTTTGTTCATTGGCCGAATAAGACCCTCAAATGGGCGGAACAGATCTTCGGGATATTGCGGCCCGACCGGCATTGCCTCCACGATCGAGAGAGCATGTAAGTTGATGAACGATTGCGCTATAGCGATGGAGAGCAATAGACATGAATTCTGTCTATGAATCTTCCTATTCAACTGGAATCCGGGCACTATCATTGCAATCACTTTCTGGCGAATTCATAAGGTTTTAGAAAGGCGGTCGCAGTGATGAAAAGAAGCCTGTTCAGGATATTAGTGATATGGGGATTTGTTTTATTCCTGAGTGCCCTGCTGGGCAGGACTACTATTGCTTCGGACAACGGCCGGGCTTCGGCTGATTTTCTGAATATCGGCATCAGCGCCCGTTCCGCCGCGCTGGGAGGAGCTTTCACATCCATCGCCGACGATGCCAGCGCCTCATACTGGAACCCCGGCGGTCTGACTGCTCTCGAGTGTGCACAAATAAGTTTTTCCCATTTCACCTGGTACCAGGGATTGAATTTTAATTTTCTCGGTGCCGCTTTCCCGGTCAGCGACCGACTGACTCTGGCGGTTAATACCGAGTATCTCAGTTATGGCGAAATTGAGGGATATGACGCCGATGACAATCCCATCGGCGATATCGGCTCCACCTATGACCTGGCCGCCGGTGTGGCGGGCGGTTATCGCCTGACCGACAATCTTTCGGTCGGGGTGGGACTGAAATATATCATCGTCTCATTAGCCAATGTCAAAGCGACGGCGCTGGCCGCCGACCTGGGCCTGCGCTTCCAGACCGGCAAATTCCTTTTTGGACTGGCCTCATCCAATATCGGCCAGAGCCTTACTTTCTACGATGCCGGCAACAAACTCCCGGCCAATATTCGAGCCGGATTGGGATATCGACCTTTCGGCTCTTCGTTTCTCGTTTCGGCTGAGGTCGAAAATCAGTTCTATGGCAATCTAGCCATCAAGAATGGATTCGAATTCAATTATCATCAGCGATATTTCATCAGAACCGGTTATAGCTTCTTCCCTTCGCAGGATGGTCGCAACCTCGGCCAGAGTATGACCTTTGGCGTCGGTGCCCTCCTCGGTGCGGCGCAATTTGATTATTCCTTTTCACCCAAAGAGAACTTCAGCGCCGAAAACATTCATAGGATCTCTATCAGCTTAAGAATGGGAAATTAGACTAATTTTCTCCACCTTTCCCGACCAGCTTTCCAGGAAAATAAAAGGCCGGAATCATAATTGATTCCGGCCTTCTTATTAACCACTTTTTCGACCAAATCAATTGTAAAATATGCGCAATCAGTTGCATCAATTATGACACTCTCTTCAGAAAATCTCCTTAAGCAAAATTAGCAAAATGTCGGGCGAGTAATCCATTTTTCTTCCACGGCCTATTTGTGCAGCTATAATCTAAAGAACATCAACATGTTATAAGGTGAATTGGGAATTCCAATGATATTTTGCTTAATTAGGGTTGTCAAAATATCTTTGGCAGTCAATTTGCTCAAATTGTGGTAAACATATGATACCCGTCCAATTGGGATTTAGAAGAAATTGAGAAACAACGATTAATGGAACAAAACCTCACAAACACCGGATCAGATACTACGTCCAATACCTCTTTAGCCCTGTCTAATCGGGGGGTTGCTTATGGAGTGGCGGTCGGAATCGAGGGGGCGGCTGGTAGGGAAGCCATAGTTTCAGAATCAATCTGGGATTCGGTGCGTTTTTATTATGGCGAATATATTTCCGGAATCCTCTTTGTTTTGGCCCTCTTTTCCTATACCTTTCTTATGCCCGTGGCGATAACCAAGCCTGGGAAATCAGTTTTTAGTATGATAGATAAAACCCTAAAAAAGATACTTGATGTTCTGGGAGCGATCATTGGTCTCATTTTGACTTCTCCGGTATTTATCCTGCTCCCCCTGTTGATAAAATTAGATAGCCGTGGCCCGGTTTTTTATACTCAGGATCGGGTTGGGCTTAATCGCCGGCGCCGGAGCCGCCGCACTTTCAGAAGTGAGGCTGGTGACGAGAGGCGCGCCCGCGAGCGTCGTCGCGAAGACCTTCTTGGGCGGCCTTTCAAGGTGATCAAGTTCCGCACCATGGGACAGGATGCCGAAAAGCACAGCGGTCCCGTTTGGGCGATCCAGAATGACAGCCGCGTGACGCGACTCGGGCGTATTCTCCGGAAGACACGTCTTGATGAAGTGCCCCAGTTAATAAATGTTCTGAAAGGGGAGATGTCGCTGGTCGGGCCTCGCCCCGAACGTCCCTTCTTCGTCAAAGACCTGGCTCAGAAGGTTCCCGGTTATCATATCCGGTTGCGGGTTCGTCCTGGAATCACCGGACTGGCTCAAGTCAATAATGGTTATGACTCGTCAATCGATTCCGTGACCAACAAGGTCAAGAACGATATCACCTACATTCACACCTGGTCGATCTGGAGCGACATTAAGATCTTAATGAAAACCGTGGTGGTTGTCATTACCGGTCGCGGCGCCTGTTAGACGCCGGAAAAAGCATCAGGCCCGCCGCCCGGCGGGCTTTTTTTTATTTCTTGAATTGATATTCAAAAAAGCATATCTTTCCCGATTATAATAATAAACATTACTTAGCCTGGAAGAGAGATAGGGAAATGTTATCCAAAGGGAAATTGGCAGTTGTCATGTTATGTCTTCTCCCTCTGGCCGTGACGGCACAGGAGCAACCGAAAGGTCTTTCTGTCGACTCCAGCCCGCCCGGCGCCGAGGTCAGTCTTATCGGAGCTATCACCCTCAATGGCCTCACTCCTGTCCGCTTCACTCAAACCCTTGACGGGAATTATCAGGTTCGGGTGAAAAAATATGGGTACGAGACATACAAGTCATCGGTTTTTCTGCAGGCGGATAGAGATATGAGTCTTACCGTCCGCCTGAGCCCCAAAACCAGATTTAAGGCGGCGGCTCGTTCGCTGCTGATCCCCGGATGGGGCCAATCCTATACGGGACAGAAGACCAAGGGGGGATTCTTCATGGTTATGGCCGCCGGGGCTATCGCCTCCTTTTTGATTGCTGATGCCGATTTCAAAGACAAAAACGACCATTACAAATTGATTTCGTCGGAATACGATAATGCCAGCAGCTACGAGGAAAAAGTCAGGTTATATCCGCAGTTGGGGATCGCTAAAAAGGACGCCTATGATACCGAGAATGTAAGGCGCATAACCATAGGTGCGGCCGTTGCCGTCTGGGGATTGAATCTGCTTGATGTCCTTTTCTTTTTCCCCGAGGAAACCGGCAGCCTGACAGTCAACTCGATTGGTCTCAAGCCTGACCTGAAGAGCGGCGGTGCTCAGCTGGTGCTGTCGCATCGTTTTTGATTAAGGAATCCGAATATGAAAAAGATATTCAATCTCTTATTGATACTGGCCTTGGCGGCAGGATGCAGCCGCTATATTGATTCGTCGGACGTGACTCAGGAATTGCCCCTCCAACCGCCGATCCCGATTGGCTTGAAGCTGACTCATTTGGCCGAGGGGGTCAGTCTTTCCTGGCAGGTCTCGGATACCGCTGCGGCTCGGTCTTTTAAAATCTATACCGCCGACTCGCTTAATGGCCGATATGTCGTCCGCGATTCATCCCAGACTTTTTCGAAGACTATCATCGGTCTCAGCGCCGGACGCAACCATTTCTTTAAGGTTTCTACCCTAGTGCCAGGGGGGCTGGAGGGTCCGCTCTCCGAGGCGGTCTCAACCCGCCCGGGGACTCTTTCGATTACCATTAATAATGATGATAATTACACCCGATTGCGGAGTGTGACGCTTGCTTTTGTCGTGCCGGTGGCGGCAATCCTGGTGCAGGCTTCCGAGGATCCCAATTTTGTCGACGCCCATTGGGAGGATTTCGCGCCGACTCTGAGTCGCACTCTCTCCGATGGGGACGGTGTCAAGCGGATTTTTGCCCGGTTTCAATTCGCCGATGGGTCTAATTCGGCCGGTTCGGTCTCGGACAGCATAATCCTCGATACCAGAGCATTCATTGACTCGGTATATTTTGCCCTGCCTCCTGTACCGTCACCCGGCTCCGCCATGACTTTTTTTCTTCTGGCCGGCGAAACCGATGGCTCAGCGGAAGTCTCTTTCCCCGGATTGACCCGTCTCGTTCTCTATGATGACGGCACCAATGGCGACCTGCTGGCCGGCGACCGAATTTATAGCCGCCGCTACATCATTCCGGTCAATCTCGAAGTGGCCGGCGGAATCGTCACGGGTAAATTCCGCGATGCCGCCGGTAATGACGCCGACGATCGAACCGCTTCGGCATTGCTCAATATCTCCCGGGCTCCTGAGCCTGCAACACTCACCGCGGTGGCCGAATCATCTTCGAGTATTCGCCTTTCCTGGTCACAATCCGCCGGGAGCGATTTCGCCTCTTATCAGATTTACCGGCACATTAACGGATCGGTCTCCAATAACTCTTACCTGGTGTCTATCGTGACCTCACGGAATACGGTGGCTTTCACCGATGACAATTTGCAGGCAAACACCCCTTATTTTTATCGTGTTTATGTCTATGATAATACCGGCCTCTTCAGTCCCTCCAATGTGGCCGCCGACACAACGCCGGTTAATCTTGCGCCGCTGGCGGTCAAACTGGCCGTGCGCGCTCAGGATTTATCCTCGATTCTAACCTGGACCGCTAACAATGATAATGATTTTGCTTCCTATCAAATCTATCGGGACACCGTCGTCGGAGTCACCGAGACGACCGGACGCCTGCTGACTATTATTAACAGCCAGACAACCACAACCTTCACCGATACCAGGCCCGATACTCTGAAATATTACTATAAAGTATATGTCTATGATGGACAGGGACTGATGACCGGGTCAAACGAAGTCGCGGCGCCATAAGGATATGAGGTGGTCGATTGGGATTTATTGAGAAGCTGAATCTGTTGATCGGGCTTTATTTGGCCCCCCTCAAATCGTTCTGGAAAGGGAAACTCTGGCTCCCTTTCCTGATCTATGCTTTTCTGCAGGCAGTCTTGCTGATACTGCTTGTCTCCTATGCCAATCCTCATATTTACCCCGTCCTGTCGCCGCTGGTGCGCCTGTTGGGCGAGGGAAGAGACGACTTTTTTAGCCATTACCCCGGCCTATTTTTGATGCTTCCCCAGGTTTTTGACTGGGGGAAAATCTTTCTTGGGATCATTCTGGAAGGATTAGCCGCTGGGCTCACATCCATTCTATTTCTGAAAATACTTGCGGCTAAAACGGGGGAAGAAGCGATTAAACCCGGTTATGCTTTCTCTCGCTGGCTCCATTTGGCGGCGGTCTGGAGCTTTATCACAGTTCTTCTGGTCGTAACGATTAGCTGGCTTCTGCCGACTCTTTTCTCAGGTCTGTTGCATGGTTCACCGCGGCGGGCCCTTTTCTTTGATATGGGTTTGAGATTATTGACTGTCTTTATTTATGCCATTTTTATCTATGCTGTTCCTTCGGTCGTGGTGAATAGGAAATCTGTCTGGGGCGCCCTGAAGCAGTCGATATCATACTTTCTCCGTCACCCCATATTTTCTTTCTTCCTGGCCCTTTTCCCTTACCTCTTATCGGTGCCGGGGTCTTTCGCAATTTCCAGAGCGGATGTCATTGTCTCTAAGTTCTCCCCGGAATTGGTCTTCTATATCCTTCTGATCGGTGTTGTGATCGACCTCTTTGTAAATTTCGTCCTTACCGGCGCGATCGTAAAATTCCTGGTCGAAGAGGAATCCTGACCTTTATATCAATAGCCTGAATGTTGCGGATATCAGCGAACATCGCTGATATCCCTTTTTTGTCCCTCTTTATTCATTCCGGCGGGCAATGATTGCCTCTCTGCCTTGCGGATGCCGAAAATCCATCCAATTATCCCGACTAAATTAGCCCGTAAGCTAAATTATTGGCGGCGAATTCCGATAATCTGAAATGTGTATAAAGGTAAATGTATAAGATGAAGAATATCCTTATCGTCGATGACGATACCGAGGTCTCCCGGTCGCTGGCCAACCTGTTTGACCCGACAAAATTCCATTTCTACTTCCTGGAAGATGGCCAGACAGCGGTCGAATTTGTCAAAAAGCACGATGACATCGATGTCATCCTGCTTGATGTCAACCTGCCGACTTTATCCGGTCTGGATATCTTGAAACAGGCCAAGCTGAATGATATTTCGGCCCCGATCATCATGATTTCCGGTTTCGTTTCTACCGAGAACGCCATTGAGGCCATGAGTGACGGTGCTTTTGAATACTTGACCAAGCCATTCGAAATTCAGAAACTGCTTGCCACTGTCAACAAGGCTTGCGGATTCGGCAAGTGCCGACCTGCCCTGCCCGAATCAAAAACCGAAACGGAGAATCTGGAAATTAATGAAATCGTCGGTAAGTCCTCCGAAATAGTTGAAATCGCCAAACTTATCGGACAGGTCTCAAAATCCGATGCCGCAGTGCTTATTTTCGGCGAGTCGGGGACCGGCAAGGAATTGATCGCCCATGCGATCCACCGCAATTCCTTCCGCAATAGCAAGCCCTTTCTTTCGGTCAACTGCGCCGCCCTTGCCGAAACGCTTCTCGAATCGGAACTGTTCGGCCACGAAAAGGGAGCTTTCACCGGTGCCTATTTCAAGCGACTCGGGAAATTCGAGCAGGCCCATAACGGCACCATCTTTCTTGATGAGATCGCCGATATGTCCATGCTGACCCAGTCGAAACTGCTGCGGGTGCTCCAGGAAAAGAAATTCGAAAGAGTCGGCGGCAATGATACAATCGAGGTCGATGTTCGTGTTATCGCGGCCACTAACAAGTCGCTGGTGCAGTGCATGAAAGAGGGCTCTTTCCGCGTCGACCTATTCTATCGCCTGAAAGTGGTCAGCATTTATATTCCGCCCCTCCGCGAACGGAAAGGGGATATCCCGCTTCTGGCCGACCATTTCCTGAATAAATTCTCCAAACAGCTGTCAAAAGATATCCGGGGTATTGCTCCCAAGGCCCTGGTCATGCTCAATAAATACGCCTGGCCGGGAAACGTGAGAGAATTGGAAAACAATATCCATACCGCCTGTGTGATGACCAAGTCGGACATCCTCCAACCCGAAGATTTTCCCATTTTCTCCGAACTCGATTCGAAAATCGAAATCGACCTCGACCATCTCCAGGATGATTATACCGAATTATTCAAAAAGATTATCGATCCGGTTCTCCCCAAACTGATAAATAACTCGGAGGGGAAGATATATTACTTTCTGGAATCGGCCCTGGAACGGGCGTTGATTTCCTCCTGTCTGAAGCATTTCGGCTCCAACCAGGTGAAAACCTCGGAAATTCTCGGTATTTCGCGCAATACCCTTCGTGATAGAATTTCCAAATACAATATATATTAATATATTAACAAAGCTGCGTGGGCCCTGGACTCAATTGTTCTTGGGCCCTTTTTCTTTTTCCCTCAATATCTTGACAAAGCTGTAAATAAGCAGTGTCAGAATTACTCCCCAGGAAAAAAGAAGCATTATCCAGCCGCCGATATTCATATAATCACCTTCTAATAATATTTATCCATTTTGCGCTTCCGCCATGCCAGCCAGACCAATACAGCGATGACTATCAAAAGCGTCAGCAGTACCAATCTTATCCCCAGAACATAAGGGACATTCTCCCTCGGCACGTCGGCCATGGTAATCACTTTCCACCAGTCGGTGTAAAACCAGTACCCCAGAATTATCAGCAGGAACGTAGGCGTTATATATTTTATGACAAACCGGAAAATCCTCGGGAGCTTGATTCTGGCTCCCTGATGCATTTCATCCCAGGCTTTGTCGATGCCGAAAATCCAGGCCAGGAGAATTATCTCGAGAGTGGCGCCAAAAACAATAAAGAAATTTCCGCCCCAGAAATCGAGATCATCAAGAACGCCGCGGTGCAGGAAAATGACCGCCGGAATGCACAGGAAAAAAGCCGCCGTGGCAAAAATGGTGACTGCTTTATGCCTCTTTATATTAAACTCATCCTCGAGAAAGGCCACCGAAGGCTGACTTATGGACACCGATGAGGTTATCCCGGCCAGAAAGAGCATAGCAAACCAGAGAAAACCGAATATTGCTCCGACCGGAATATGATTGAATATCTGGGGCATCGTGACAAAGCCGAGATTGAAGGCGCCCGATTCGGCTACCTTGACAATATCGGCCGGCCCGAAAAATATAAACGCCGCCGGTATGACAATGGAACCGCCCAGAATTACCTCGGCGAATTCATTGGATGAGGAGGCGGCCAGACCCGAGAGGACAACATCATCCTCCTTCTTCAGATAACTGGAATAGGTCAGAATAACCCCCATTCCCAGCGACAAGGTATAGAAAATCTGCCCGGCTGCTGCCAGCCAGGTCTTGGCCGATTTCAGGGCCGAAAAATCGGGATTCCATAAAAATCCCAGACCATTTATCGAACTCCAGTCGGGATGAAGGGGATCCGGCGCAAATAGGGTAATAACCCGCACCGCCAGGGCGACACCGAATATTATTAATATCGGCAGGGCAATATTGCATAATTTTTCAATTCCGCCCCTGATACCGTAGAACAAGACCGAAATATTCAAAACGAAAGTTATGAGAAAGAAGACAATTGCGGGGACAGTCCCGGCAAATGTACCCGGATTGGCAACCCCCTGATATGAGTGAAGGAAATCGAGGAATCCGACATTGCTTGATATATTCGAGAGTTGCCCCGTAATCGAGTAATAGGCATACGCCAGACACCATGATTCGATATATACATAGTACATGAAAATCAGAAACGGGCCGAAAATTCCGGCGATACCGAAATATTTTATGAAACGATTCTTTTTCCAGAGCGATTGAAATATCCCCGGAGCGCTCGAGTGCTCAAAGCCGCCGCCATAACGACCGGCGGTCCATTCCACCCACATGAGCGGTATTCCCACAAGGAAAAGGGCAATCAGATACGGTATCATGAAAGCGCCGCCGCCGTTCTTGGCCGCCTGAACCGGAAAACGCAAGAAATTCCCCAGCCCTATCGCCGAGCCGGCGACCGCCAGGATCACGCCTAACCTCGTACCCCATCGTTGTCTTTCTTTGGCCATATTTTATCCTCTCCGCAAAAGAAGATATGATATTTCTACCCGCAAACCTGCATCAGAACCGTAATAGGACGATTATAAGACGACTCGACTTTTCTTGTCAAGTTAAAATCTATCCAA contains:
- a CDS encoding fibronectin type III domain-containing protein, with protein sequence MKKIFNLLLILALAAGCSRYIDSSDVTQELPLQPPIPIGLKLTHLAEGVSLSWQVSDTAAARSFKIYTADSLNGRYVVRDSSQTFSKTIIGLSAGRNHFFKVSTLVPGGLEGPLSEAVSTRPGTLSITINNDDNYTRLRSVTLAFVVPVAAILVQASEDPNFVDAHWEDFAPTLSRTLSDGDGVKRIFARFQFADGSNSAGSVSDSIILDTRAFIDSVYFALPPVPSPGSAMTFFLLAGETDGSAEVSFPGLTRLVLYDDGTNGDLLAGDRIYSRRYIIPVNLEVAGGIVTGKFRDAAGNDADDRTASALLNISRAPEPATLTAVAESSSSIRLSWSQSAGSDFASYQIYRHINGSVSNNSYLVSIVTSRNTVAFTDDNLQANTPYFYRVYVYDNTGLFSPSNVAADTTPVNLAPLAVKLAVRAQDLSSILTWTANNDNDFASYQIYRDTVVGVTETTGRLLTIINSQTTTTFTDTRPDTLKYYYKVYVYDGQGLMTGSNEVAAP
- a CDS encoding M48 family metalloprotease, with product NEADNYGIQYMIKAGYDPQASITMFEKLAAMSQGDPNFFEKLSASHPQTQERIQKSRDLIDSLRPLPSGIQLYQQKYRSMKSRLR
- a CDS encoding sugar transferase, yielding MEQNLTNTGSDTTSNTSLALSNRGVAYGVAVGIEGAAGREAIVSESIWDSVRFYYGEYISGILFVLALFSYTFLMPVAITKPGKSVFSMIDKTLKKILDVLGAIIGLILTSPVFILLPLLIKLDSRGPVFYTQDRVGLNRRRRSRRTFRSEAGDERRARERRREDLLGRPFKVIKFRTMGQDAEKHSGPVWAIQNDSRVTRLGRILRKTRLDEVPQLINVLKGEMSLVGPRPERPFFVKDLAQKVPGYHIRLRVRPGITGLAQVNNGYDSSIDSVTNKVKNDITYIHTWSIWSDIKILMKTVVVVITGRGAC
- a CDS encoding PEGA domain-containing protein produces the protein MLCLLPLAVTAQEQPKGLSVDSSPPGAEVSLIGAITLNGLTPVRFTQTLDGNYQVRVKKYGYETYKSSVFLQADRDMSLTVRLSPKTRFKAAARSLLIPGWGQSYTGQKTKGGFFMVMAAGAIASFLIADADFKDKNDHYKLISSEYDNASSYEEKVRLYPQLGIAKKDAYDTENVRRITIGAAVAVWGLNLLDVLFFFPEETGSLTVNSIGLKPDLKSGGAQLVLSHRF
- a CDS encoding PorV/PorQ family protein, with the translated sequence MKRSLFRILVIWGFVLFLSALLGRTTIASDNGRASADFLNIGISARSAALGGAFTSIADDASASYWNPGGLTALECAQISFSHFTWYQGLNFNFLGAAFPVSDRLTLAVNTEYLSYGEIEGYDADDNPIGDIGSTYDLAAGVAGGYRLTDNLSVGVGLKYIIVSLANVKATALAADLGLRFQTGKFLFGLASSNIGQSLTFYDAGNKLPANIRAGLGYRPFGSSFLVSAEVENQFYGNLAIKNGFEFNYHQRYFIRTGYSFFPSQDGRNLGQSMTFGVGALLGAAQFDYSFSPKENFSAENIHRISISLRMGN
- a CDS encoding sigma-54 dependent transcriptional regulator — encoded protein: MYKMKNILIVDDDTEVSRSLANLFDPTKFHFYFLEDGQTAVEFVKKHDDIDVILLDVNLPTLSGLDILKQAKLNDISAPIIMISGFVSTENAIEAMSDGAFEYLTKPFEIQKLLATVNKACGFGKCRPALPESKTETENLEINEIVGKSSEIVEIAKLIGQVSKSDAAVLIFGESGTGKELIAHAIHRNSFRNSKPFLSVNCAALAETLLESELFGHEKGAFTGAYFKRLGKFEQAHNGTIFLDEIADMSMLTQSKLLRVLQEKKFERVGGNDTIEVDVRVIAATNKSLVQCMKEGSFRVDLFYRLKVVSIYIPPLRERKGDIPLLADHFLNKFSKQLSKDIRGIAPKALVMLNKYAWPGNVRELENNIHTACVMTKSDILQPEDFPIFSELDSKIEIDLDHLQDDYTELFKKIIDPVLPKLINNSEGKIYYFLESALERALISSCLKHFGSNQVKTSEILGISRNTLRDRISKYNIY
- a CDS encoding metallophosphoesterase, translating into MKTINFVIFFTIVLAVYGLINYYIFIRGWQSIPSGAGARTYYLILFLFFSLAFIAGRILERFYLSLVSDIFVWIGSFWLAAMLYFFLIIIILDLSRLINHLVTIYPSFVTLDYARAKQTTLLFSIALVAVIILLGHINALSPRIRTFDLTLPKNAGAKAGLNIVAASDIHLGTIIGRSRLDRLVKSMNELKPDIVLLPGDIVDEDLGPVIRENLGEALRNIEAPLGVYACTGNHEYIGGVEPACRYLVEHGIRVLRDSAVCIENSFYIVGREDREISGFARKKRKTLEELMLGVNQNLPVILLDHQPFQLARAAANGIDLQISGHTHHGQLWPLNFITNAIYELSWGYKKIENTHFYISCGFGSWGPPVRVGNRPEIINFRLIFDSHK
- a CDS encoding dockerin type I repeat-containing protein, with the protein product MKLRCTSLLVLTAAAVLFFPRLSTGQSEGQGTRSNLPHPFDTTCLLSRNADSALNLNLNLQNPYLANRAIHPDIAYFPQFFGPVAGKKVVGVNSEEAPDSIIASAETPRWKYWMIMTPYPLTDETYENPTMRVSNYRDSGWVRPYAIGRRIIKGEIEDDTVWIPEPISRFVGPRESGHNADPELRYDRQRRQLQVIFMNYFRKSEKGSIIAFCSDDGITWDTGDTILLAASHPSVTDPWSGWSLVSPTVVGDTGRSFFLWFVDGISREKGSQIVRLTFPEMGRTWARADTCRIPAPFPDRQIWHIKIRRSPFDSLYYLLATLNQPLYPTVDTMGQFLYISRTGLDWLLVGEAIRHGGRKDWDFMTYRSTFIFEELDGNWDIPVWYTGATERSHGLEWGIAFTTLHLGRKRGDITGDCLIDSLDIIQLVNFLYSHGATLAEAETADVNCDGKIDLIDVTFLIDYPSGHSSMLNCTVESPSE